One genomic segment of Hordeum vulgare subsp. vulgare chromosome 2H, MorexV3_pseudomolecules_assembly, whole genome shotgun sequence includes these proteins:
- the LOC123425021 gene encoding SAC3 family protein B isoform X2, which produces MRMQPPETGKTARSPPLDISRQFRPSSSLPKSPPMQRAEPHDHVEMPNLSPSKFGIQNQSPFPDAHASFSPLLNSNLVRGSGRLRPASGTSTSSSVLGDAAQQEMNDHMREQRFSAPLQSRMDHSISKRSRSPTLSYQDVDGAEARHGTGANARRLINYADTLVDDVSIETSKRMRAPSSEFTNMPRSPPSDIRDNIRPAPAGFGSSNVAAQNLRSQADIQRSKASLPMVGSQTKSRIGDARSPPYQQFRPSDTYSEEYSTPTFSPPKPSIPNSRSVTPPLDDGDDVIPSTELEREKQAKAKRLARFNVELSRPVENINDLAKADKQKQASSMGKVPARSNDTTMADMDPPELAAILGLCSYMCPEPERAERERKGDLDRYERLDGDRNQTTELLAVKKYTRTAERDADLIRPLPVLQKTMSYLLSLLDHTYDDSFLGLYNFLWDRMRAIRMDLRMQHFYNQEAISMLEQMIRLHIVAMHELCEYSKGEGFSEGFDAHLNIEQMNKTSVELFQMYEDHRRNGVLFSTEQEFRGYYALLKLDKHPGYKVEPSELSLDLAKMSRKIRGSPDVLFAREVARACRMGNYIAFFRLARKATYLQACLMHAHFAKVRRQALASLHSGLQIGQGIPISHVVEWLAMEDEDIESLLEYHGFGSRQYEGPYLVKEGPFLNSENDFPSGCSELVHSKKSQRIVDDVSFGPVSAPTGQKATVAPYSGRFPSPASKRELIPPRSALVIPVSAKKEFGPSSSGPVSPTSSRQITSPYSGPFSPKAGNKQFNSTYSSPISPTGSRKGSVPVIPSTSPRATKHTLSHTGWMDDQRVASPKAKGKTTITDDFIISEDQNADCVDFSREQTEIPQSESYTPHVDALVATIVSHPLADGVSSDYAHMHEEEDELRAHGSGSDTDLADESPSCHQVNLIEHVWPTGSLLPDYEYGDHQINNETTDDSLPIVVSPKKTISDERLKMILRKWRQRAADQRSLREQKNALAIAALNSLSLGPPVHQTAVVPKHAVHELDIGHAFKERYTRQRRSWSRLNVSELSGPILTERKPDARCICWKMLVVVPPGAMKSQSNNVASKWLLKKLMGSGNEDNGLLYTSADLSIWRTWLSSPSVCCLSVVRASDQQVIGNDIADSTNCIVFVVSESIPWEMQKARFSSLLASIPPQSSLPLLILSGDTYNEGYDYVSQNVIDKLGVSGPSEGKIASSLVVFLAGSCTEGCSNGFFDDGKLREGLKWMASSFPLQPDVILVKTHELVLNYLNPSLELLNQRVAPEVGPEHCISVFNNAVNHLGEEILAAAYRSPNQWPALEIDLLERSSSERMFTEMFLPSVGWSLPSRIQPLVEAVKSLQLPEFSDGLSWLKQGSYMGRQIQDQKLYLEECLTRYLTQSAQLLNGAQAVAEAKIMVQKGVDLELRDSNHYLVPNWVTIFRRIYNWRLARLSTGDFSEAYVLSQRLYQPPAADSNGATQHGLTANSDSPDKAPILEDHDMMPAVLSGLSLDEIIEASCDLDSDSPPPPRPTPAPLPTPVCDEPPQAPAHINGEVNLVHGATGDNQHFVPRRLDPRRLVPPAWDDELAKLEQQCAKLQSKIDERLFIYF; this is translated from the exons ATGAGAATGCAACCTCCAGAGACCGGAAAGACAGCAAGATCACCACCATTAGACATTAGCAGACAGTTTAGACCATCATCAAGCCTTCCAAAATCTCCTCCTATGCAGCGTGCTGAGCCTCATGATCATGTGGAAAT GCCTAATCTATCACCTTCGAAGTTTGGAATCCAGAACCAGTCTCCTTTTCCTGATGCACATGCTAGCTTCTCTCCTCTTCTGAATAGCAATTTAGTTCGTGGTAGTGGGAGGCTCCGTCCTGCCTCAGGGACTAGTACATCTTCATCAGTGCTTGGTGATGCGGCTCAACAAGAGATGAACGATCATATGCGAGAACAAAG ATTCTCAGCTCCACTTCAAAGTCGAATGGATCATAGCATTTCAAAAAGGTCTAGGTCACCTACTTTATCCTATCAGGATGTTGATGGCGCTGAAGCTCGTCATGGCACTGGTGCAAATGCTAGAAG GCTGATAAACTATGCGGATACCTTGGTTGATGATGTAAGTATTGAAACTTCAAAAAGGATGAGGGCTCCTTCATCTGAATTCACGAACATGCCCAGGTCGCCACCTTCAGATATTAGAGACAACATTAGGCCGGCACCTGCAGGTTTTGGCAGCAGTAATGTTGCAGCCCAGAATCTTCGTTCACAGGCTGATATCCAGAG GTCTAAAGCATCCCTTCCCATGGTTGGAAGTCAAACAAAATCTCGCATTGGTGATGCGCGTTCACCACCATATCAGCAGTTCCGCCCTTCAGATACTTATTCAGAAGAATATAGTACACCTACATTTTCTCCACCAAAGCCTTCGATCCCCAATTCTAGGAGCGTGACCCCTCCTTTGGATGATGGTGACGACGTTATCCCTTCAACTGAACTTGAGAG AGAAAAACAGGCAAAAGCCAAGCGTCTGGCTCGTTTCAATGTTGAATTAAGCAGGCCAGTGGAAAATATCAATGATCTTGCAAAAGCGGACAAACAGAAACAAGCCTCTTCAATGGGAAAAGTTCCAGCCAGATCAAATGATACTACTATGGCTGACATGGACCCTCCAGAGTTAGCTGCAATTCTTGGGCTTTGTTCCTATATGTGTCCAG AGCCTGAAAGGGCGGAGCGCGAGAGAAAGGGAGATCTTGATAGGTACGAGAGGTTAGATGGAGACAGAAACCAAACCACTGAGCTTCTTGCTGTTAAGAAG TATACTAGGACTGCTGAGAGAGATGCAGACTTGATCAGGCCTCTGCCAGTTCTGCAGAAGACCATGTCATACCTTCTTAGTTTGCTGGATCACACATATGATGACAGTTTCTTGGGCTTGTACAACTTCTTGTGGGATAGGATGCGAGCGATAAGAATGGATCTTAGAATGCAACATTTCTACAATCAAGAGGCTATTTCTATGCTCGAGCAAATG ATAAGGCTCCACATTGTAGCAATGCACGAGTTATGTGAGTACAGCAAAGGAGAAGGTTTTTCAGAGGGTTTTGATGCACACCTCAACATTGAGCAGATGAACAAAACATCAGTTGAGCTATTTCAAATGTATGAGGACCATAGGAGAAATGGTGTGCTTTTCTCAACAGAGCAGGAGTTTCGGGGTTATTATGCACTGCTCAAGTTAGACAAGCATCCTGGTTACAAG GTTGAACCTTCTGAGTTATCTCTGGACCTTGCTAAGATGTCTCGTAAAATTAGAGGCAGCCCAGACGTCTTGTTTGCAAGAGAAGTTGCAAG AGCATGCAGAATGGGAAACTACATTGCTTTCTTCCGGCTTGCAAGGAAAGCAACGTATTTGCAGGCTTGCTTGATGCATGCTCACTTCGCGAAG GTAAGAAGGCAAGCGCTAGCTTCCTTGCACAGTGGTCTGCAGATTGGTCAAGGCATCCCTATTTCACATGTTGTGGAGTGGCTTGCAATGGAG GATGAGGACATTGAAAGTCTCTTAGAATACCATGGTTTTGGATCGAGGCAGTATGAAGGACCGTACCTAGTGAAAGAAGGGCCTTTTCTTAACAGTGAGAACGATTTTCCATCTGGTTGTTCTGAACTTGTGCACTCGAAGAAATCACAGAGAATAGTCGATGATGTATCTTTTGGTCCAGTTTCTGCGCCCACTGGTCAAAAAGCAACTGTTGCACCATATTCTGGCAGGTTTCCTTCCCCAGCTAGCAAAAGAGAGCTGATTCCGCCACGGTCTGCCCTTGTGATTCCTGTTAGTGCCAAAAAAGAGTTTGGCCCATCGTCTTCTGGACCTGTTTCTCCCACTTCTAGCAGACAGATTACCTCGCCGTATTCCGGTCCGTTTTCTCCAAAAGCTGGCAATAAACAATTCAATTCAACATATTCAAGTCCTATTTCCCCAACTGGTAGCAGAAAGGGAAGTGTTCCAGTTATTCCTAGCACTTCTCCGCGTGCTACCAAGCACACACTCTCGCACACAGGATGGATGGATGACCAGAGAGTAGCTTCACCGAAAGCAAAAGGCAAGACCACGATTACTGATGATTTCATAATATCTGAAGACCAGAATGCTGATTGTGTGGACTTCTCGAGAGAACAAACGGAGATACCGCAGTCAGAATCCTACACTCCACATGTTGATGCTTTGGTGGCAACCATAGTCTCACATCCTCTAGCAGACGGTGTATCTTCAGATTACGCCCACATGCATGAAGAGGAAGATGAGCTCAGGGCACATGGCTCTGGCAGCGATACAGATTTGGCTGATGAAAGTCCATCATGTCATCAAGTCAATCTAATAGAACACGTGTGGCCTACAGGTTCCCTATTGCCTGATTATGAGTATGGAGATCACCAAATTAATAATGAAACAACAGATGACTCGTTACCAATTGTTGTGTCTCCAAAGAAAACAATTTCAGATGAAAGGCTAAAGATGATATTGAG GAAATGGAGGCAGCGTGCTGCGGATCAGAGATCTCTGAGAGAGCAGAAAAATGCCCTTGCTATTGCAGCATTGAATTCTCTGTCACTTGGACCACCAGTTCACCAAACTGCAGTG GTGCCAAAGCATGCAGTCCATGAGCTAGACATTGGCCATGCCTTTAAAGAAAGATACACACGACAACGAAGATCTTGGTCACGACTAAATGTCTCAGAGTTGTCTGGTCCTATTTTAACTGAAAGGAAACCTGATGCCAGGTGCATCTGCTGGAAGATGCTAGTAGTTGTCCCACCAGGTGCTATGAAATCTCAGAGCAACAATGTTGCCTCGAAATGGTTACTCAAAAAGCTCATGGGTTCTGGAAATGAAGATAATGGATTGCTTTACACTTCAGCAGACCTCTCAATTTGGAGAACGTGGCTCAGTTCTCCAAGTGTATGCTGTCTATCTGTTGTTAGGGCCAGTGACCAACAAGTTATTGGTAACGACATTGCTGACAGCACAAACTGTATAGTATTTGTGGTATCTGAAAGTATCCCGTGGGAAATGCAGAAGGCGAGATTTAGCAGTCTGTTAGCCTCCATACCTCCTCAATCTAGTCTCCCTCTTCTGATTTTGAGCGGTGACACATATAATGAAGGGTATGATTATGTGTCACAAAATGTCATTGACAAGCTTGGCGTCAGCGGTCCGAGTGAAGGAAAGATTGCTTCATCCTTGGTTGTTTTTCTAGCCGGAAGCTGCACTGAAGGTTGTAGCAATGGCTTCTTTGATGATGGCAAACTGCGTGAGGGTTTAAAGTGGATGGCGAGCAGTTTTCCTCTACAGCCTGATGTCATCCTTGTGAAGACACATGAGTTAGTTCTGAATTACTTGAACCCATCACTTGAGCTACTTAACCAGCGTGTTGCGCCTGAAGTTGGTCCTGAGCATTGCATCTCAGTATTCAACAATGCTGTCAACCACCTTGGAGAAGAGATTTTGGCAGCAGCATACAGAAGTCCTAATCAGTGGCCAGCTCTTGAGATTGATCTTCTGGAGAGATCGAGCAGCGAGAGGATGTTCACAGAAATGTTCTTACCTAGTGTTGGATGGTCATTGCCGTCAAGAATCCAGCCGCTGGTTGAAGCCGTAAAGAGTTTACAGCTTCCAGAGTTCAGTGACGGCTTGTCTTGGCTAAAACAAGGATCTTACATGGGCAGGCAGATTCAAGATCAGAAGCTATATCTCGAGGAGTGCTTGACGAGATATCTGACCCAATCGGCTCAGTTGTTAAATGGGGCTCAGGCGGTTGCTGAGGCAAAGATTATGGTGCAGAAAGGTGTTGATCTTGAGCTCCGTGACTCGAATCACTATCTTGTGCCGAACTGGGTTACCATCTTCCGGCGGATCTACAACTGGAGGTTAGCGAGGCTTTCTACCGGAGATTTCTCAGAAGCTTATGTCCTGAGTCAGCGTCTTTACCAGCCCCCTGCAGCTGATTCCAATGGTGCAACACAGCACGGGCTCACTGCCAACAGTGATAGTCCAGACAAGGCGCCCATCTTGGAGGATCATGACATGATGCCTGCTGTGCTATCTGGGCTCTCGCTAGACGAGATCATTGAGGCCAGTTGTGACCTTGATTCTGACAGTCCTCCACCGCCGAGACCTACGCCAGCACCGCTGCCAACCCCAGTATGCGACGAACCTCCTCAAGCACCGGCTCACATCAATGGTGAGGTAAACCTGGTGCATGGAGCTACCGGTGACAACCAGCACTTTGTACCGAGAAGGCTGGATCCAAGACGTTTGGTTCCACCTGCATGGGACGATGAGCTTGCCAAGCTAGAGCAGCAGTGCGCCAAGCTGCAATCCAAGATCGATGAGCGGCTCTTTATATACTTCTGA
- the LOC123425021 gene encoding SAC3 family protein B isoform X1, translating to MEASGFGRDAGPLNRGPGSAPLAFGAGAATAPSPAPQPAPVQFPSARPAAPFVSPSSRFPSARPQLAAAAPISRPTSPVPIPASSARPAAAAPGAPGPVRFPSPLRAVDPGAAAATARHAARHLQSQPRVAASSIGRPMHPGISSRSRSPPNLSNQRVDVPPENDNGMGQRRLVNYADPLFENGSVQSSVQMRMQPPETGKTARSPPLDISRQFRPSSSLPKSPPMQRAEPHDHVEMPNLSPSKFGIQNQSPFPDAHASFSPLLNSNLVRGSGRLRPASGTSTSSSVLGDAAQQEMNDHMREQRFSAPLQSRMDHSISKRSRSPTLSYQDVDGAEARHGTGANARRLINYADTLVDDVSIETSKRMRAPSSEFTNMPRSPPSDIRDNIRPAPAGFGSSNVAAQNLRSQADIQRSKASLPMVGSQTKSRIGDARSPPYQQFRPSDTYSEEYSTPTFSPPKPSIPNSRSVTPPLDDGDDVIPSTELEREKQAKAKRLARFNVELSRPVENINDLAKADKQKQASSMGKVPARSNDTTMADMDPPELAAILGLCSYMCPEPERAERERKGDLDRYERLDGDRNQTTELLAVKKYTRTAERDADLIRPLPVLQKTMSYLLSLLDHTYDDSFLGLYNFLWDRMRAIRMDLRMQHFYNQEAISMLEQMIRLHIVAMHELCEYSKGEGFSEGFDAHLNIEQMNKTSVELFQMYEDHRRNGVLFSTEQEFRGYYALLKLDKHPGYKVEPSELSLDLAKMSRKIRGSPDVLFAREVARACRMGNYIAFFRLARKATYLQACLMHAHFAKVRRQALASLHSGLQIGQGIPISHVVEWLAMEDEDIESLLEYHGFGSRQYEGPYLVKEGPFLNSENDFPSGCSELVHSKKSQRIVDDVSFGPVSAPTGQKATVAPYSGRFPSPASKRELIPPRSALVIPVSAKKEFGPSSSGPVSPTSSRQITSPYSGPFSPKAGNKQFNSTYSSPISPTGSRKGSVPVIPSTSPRATKHTLSHTGWMDDQRVASPKAKGKTTITDDFIISEDQNADCVDFSREQTEIPQSESYTPHVDALVATIVSHPLADGVSSDYAHMHEEEDELRAHGSGSDTDLADESPSCHQVNLIEHVWPTGSLLPDYEYGDHQINNETTDDSLPIVVSPKKTISDERLKMILRKWRQRAADQRSLREQKNALAIAALNSLSLGPPVHQTAVVPKHAVHELDIGHAFKERYTRQRRSWSRLNVSELSGPILTERKPDARCICWKMLVVVPPGAMKSQSNNVASKWLLKKLMGSGNEDNGLLYTSADLSIWRTWLSSPSVCCLSVVRASDQQVIGNDIADSTNCIVFVVSESIPWEMQKARFSSLLASIPPQSSLPLLILSGDTYNEGYDYVSQNVIDKLGVSGPSEGKIASSLVVFLAGSCTEGCSNGFFDDGKLREGLKWMASSFPLQPDVILVKTHELVLNYLNPSLELLNQRVAPEVGPEHCISVFNNAVNHLGEEILAAAYRSPNQWPALEIDLLERSSSERMFTEMFLPSVGWSLPSRIQPLVEAVKSLQLPEFSDGLSWLKQGSYMGRQIQDQKLYLEECLTRYLTQSAQLLNGAQAVAEAKIMVQKGVDLELRDSNHYLVPNWVTIFRRIYNWRLARLSTGDFSEAYVLSQRLYQPPAADSNGATQHGLTANSDSPDKAPILEDHDMMPAVLSGLSLDEIIEASCDLDSDSPPPPRPTPAPLPTPVCDEPPQAPAHINGEVNLVHGATGDNQHFVPRRLDPRRLVPPAWDDELAKLEQQCAKLQSKIDERLFIYF from the exons CCCCATCTCTCGCCCTACTTCTCCCGTCCCCATACCGGCATCCTCCGCGCGCCCGGCCGCAGCTGCTCCCGGCGCCCCCGGTCCCGTGAGGTTTCCGAGCCCTCTTCGTGCCGTCGACCCAGGCGCGGCCGCTGCTACCGCTCGCCACGCCGCGCGCCATCTTCAGTCCCAGCCGAG AGTAGCTGCATCATCCATAGGCAGGCCCATGCATCCTGGTATTTCCTCAAGGAGCAGGTCCCCGCCGAATCTGTCAAATCAGCGTGTGGATGTTCCTCCAGAAAATGATAATGGTATGGGGCAAAGAAG GTTGGTAAACTATGCAGACCCATTGTTTGAAAATGGAAGTGTGCAATCTTCAGTGCAGATGAGAATGCAACCTCCAGAGACCGGAAAGACAGCAAGATCACCACCATTAGACATTAGCAGACAGTTTAGACCATCATCAAGCCTTCCAAAATCTCCTCCTATGCAGCGTGCTGAGCCTCATGATCATGTGGAAAT GCCTAATCTATCACCTTCGAAGTTTGGAATCCAGAACCAGTCTCCTTTTCCTGATGCACATGCTAGCTTCTCTCCTCTTCTGAATAGCAATTTAGTTCGTGGTAGTGGGAGGCTCCGTCCTGCCTCAGGGACTAGTACATCTTCATCAGTGCTTGGTGATGCGGCTCAACAAGAGATGAACGATCATATGCGAGAACAAAG ATTCTCAGCTCCACTTCAAAGTCGAATGGATCATAGCATTTCAAAAAGGTCTAGGTCACCTACTTTATCCTATCAGGATGTTGATGGCGCTGAAGCTCGTCATGGCACTGGTGCAAATGCTAGAAG GCTGATAAACTATGCGGATACCTTGGTTGATGATGTAAGTATTGAAACTTCAAAAAGGATGAGGGCTCCTTCATCTGAATTCACGAACATGCCCAGGTCGCCACCTTCAGATATTAGAGACAACATTAGGCCGGCACCTGCAGGTTTTGGCAGCAGTAATGTTGCAGCCCAGAATCTTCGTTCACAGGCTGATATCCAGAG GTCTAAAGCATCCCTTCCCATGGTTGGAAGTCAAACAAAATCTCGCATTGGTGATGCGCGTTCACCACCATATCAGCAGTTCCGCCCTTCAGATACTTATTCAGAAGAATATAGTACACCTACATTTTCTCCACCAAAGCCTTCGATCCCCAATTCTAGGAGCGTGACCCCTCCTTTGGATGATGGTGACGACGTTATCCCTTCAACTGAACTTGAGAG AGAAAAACAGGCAAAAGCCAAGCGTCTGGCTCGTTTCAATGTTGAATTAAGCAGGCCAGTGGAAAATATCAATGATCTTGCAAAAGCGGACAAACAGAAACAAGCCTCTTCAATGGGAAAAGTTCCAGCCAGATCAAATGATACTACTATGGCTGACATGGACCCTCCAGAGTTAGCTGCAATTCTTGGGCTTTGTTCCTATATGTGTCCAG AGCCTGAAAGGGCGGAGCGCGAGAGAAAGGGAGATCTTGATAGGTACGAGAGGTTAGATGGAGACAGAAACCAAACCACTGAGCTTCTTGCTGTTAAGAAG TATACTAGGACTGCTGAGAGAGATGCAGACTTGATCAGGCCTCTGCCAGTTCTGCAGAAGACCATGTCATACCTTCTTAGTTTGCTGGATCACACATATGATGACAGTTTCTTGGGCTTGTACAACTTCTTGTGGGATAGGATGCGAGCGATAAGAATGGATCTTAGAATGCAACATTTCTACAATCAAGAGGCTATTTCTATGCTCGAGCAAATG ATAAGGCTCCACATTGTAGCAATGCACGAGTTATGTGAGTACAGCAAAGGAGAAGGTTTTTCAGAGGGTTTTGATGCACACCTCAACATTGAGCAGATGAACAAAACATCAGTTGAGCTATTTCAAATGTATGAGGACCATAGGAGAAATGGTGTGCTTTTCTCAACAGAGCAGGAGTTTCGGGGTTATTATGCACTGCTCAAGTTAGACAAGCATCCTGGTTACAAG GTTGAACCTTCTGAGTTATCTCTGGACCTTGCTAAGATGTCTCGTAAAATTAGAGGCAGCCCAGACGTCTTGTTTGCAAGAGAAGTTGCAAG AGCATGCAGAATGGGAAACTACATTGCTTTCTTCCGGCTTGCAAGGAAAGCAACGTATTTGCAGGCTTGCTTGATGCATGCTCACTTCGCGAAG GTAAGAAGGCAAGCGCTAGCTTCCTTGCACAGTGGTCTGCAGATTGGTCAAGGCATCCCTATTTCACATGTTGTGGAGTGGCTTGCAATGGAG GATGAGGACATTGAAAGTCTCTTAGAATACCATGGTTTTGGATCGAGGCAGTATGAAGGACCGTACCTAGTGAAAGAAGGGCCTTTTCTTAACAGTGAGAACGATTTTCCATCTGGTTGTTCTGAACTTGTGCACTCGAAGAAATCACAGAGAATAGTCGATGATGTATCTTTTGGTCCAGTTTCTGCGCCCACTGGTCAAAAAGCAACTGTTGCACCATATTCTGGCAGGTTTCCTTCCCCAGCTAGCAAAAGAGAGCTGATTCCGCCACGGTCTGCCCTTGTGATTCCTGTTAGTGCCAAAAAAGAGTTTGGCCCATCGTCTTCTGGACCTGTTTCTCCCACTTCTAGCAGACAGATTACCTCGCCGTATTCCGGTCCGTTTTCTCCAAAAGCTGGCAATAAACAATTCAATTCAACATATTCAAGTCCTATTTCCCCAACTGGTAGCAGAAAGGGAAGTGTTCCAGTTATTCCTAGCACTTCTCCGCGTGCTACCAAGCACACACTCTCGCACACAGGATGGATGGATGACCAGAGAGTAGCTTCACCGAAAGCAAAAGGCAAGACCACGATTACTGATGATTTCATAATATCTGAAGACCAGAATGCTGATTGTGTGGACTTCTCGAGAGAACAAACGGAGATACCGCAGTCAGAATCCTACACTCCACATGTTGATGCTTTGGTGGCAACCATAGTCTCACATCCTCTAGCAGACGGTGTATCTTCAGATTACGCCCACATGCATGAAGAGGAAGATGAGCTCAGGGCACATGGCTCTGGCAGCGATACAGATTTGGCTGATGAAAGTCCATCATGTCATCAAGTCAATCTAATAGAACACGTGTGGCCTACAGGTTCCCTATTGCCTGATTATGAGTATGGAGATCACCAAATTAATAATGAAACAACAGATGACTCGTTACCAATTGTTGTGTCTCCAAAGAAAACAATTTCAGATGAAAGGCTAAAGATGATATTGAG GAAATGGAGGCAGCGTGCTGCGGATCAGAGATCTCTGAGAGAGCAGAAAAATGCCCTTGCTATTGCAGCATTGAATTCTCTGTCACTTGGACCACCAGTTCACCAAACTGCAGTG GTGCCAAAGCATGCAGTCCATGAGCTAGACATTGGCCATGCCTTTAAAGAAAGATACACACGACAACGAAGATCTTGGTCACGACTAAATGTCTCAGAGTTGTCTGGTCCTATTTTAACTGAAAGGAAACCTGATGCCAGGTGCATCTGCTGGAAGATGCTAGTAGTTGTCCCACCAGGTGCTATGAAATCTCAGAGCAACAATGTTGCCTCGAAATGGTTACTCAAAAAGCTCATGGGTTCTGGAAATGAAGATAATGGATTGCTTTACACTTCAGCAGACCTCTCAATTTGGAGAACGTGGCTCAGTTCTCCAAGTGTATGCTGTCTATCTGTTGTTAGGGCCAGTGACCAACAAGTTATTGGTAACGACATTGCTGACAGCACAAACTGTATAGTATTTGTGGTATCTGAAAGTATCCCGTGGGAAATGCAGAAGGCGAGATTTAGCAGTCTGTTAGCCTCCATACCTCCTCAATCTAGTCTCCCTCTTCTGATTTTGAGCGGTGACACATATAATGAAGGGTATGATTATGTGTCACAAAATGTCATTGACAAGCTTGGCGTCAGCGGTCCGAGTGAAGGAAAGATTGCTTCATCCTTGGTTGTTTTTCTAGCCGGAAGCTGCACTGAAGGTTGTAGCAATGGCTTCTTTGATGATGGCAAACTGCGTGAGGGTTTAAAGTGGATGGCGAGCAGTTTTCCTCTACAGCCTGATGTCATCCTTGTGAAGACACATGAGTTAGTTCTGAATTACTTGAACCCATCACTTGAGCTACTTAACCAGCGTGTTGCGCCTGAAGTTGGTCCTGAGCATTGCATCTCAGTATTCAACAATGCTGTCAACCACCTTGGAGAAGAGATTTTGGCAGCAGCATACAGAAGTCCTAATCAGTGGCCAGCTCTTGAGATTGATCTTCTGGAGAGATCGAGCAGCGAGAGGATGTTCACAGAAATGTTCTTACCTAGTGTTGGATGGTCATTGCCGTCAAGAATCCAGCCGCTGGTTGAAGCCGTAAAGAGTTTACAGCTTCCAGAGTTCAGTGACGGCTTGTCTTGGCTAAAACAAGGATCTTACATGGGCAGGCAGATTCAAGATCAGAAGCTATATCTCGAGGAGTGCTTGACGAGATATCTGACCCAATCGGCTCAGTTGTTAAATGGGGCTCAGGCGGTTGCTGAGGCAAAGATTATGGTGCAGAAAGGTGTTGATCTTGAGCTCCGTGACTCGAATCACTATCTTGTGCCGAACTGGGTTACCATCTTCCGGCGGATCTACAACTGGAGGTTAGCGAGGCTTTCTACCGGAGATTTCTCAGAAGCTTATGTCCTGAGTCAGCGTCTTTACCAGCCCCCTGCAGCTGATTCCAATGGTGCAACACAGCACGGGCTCACTGCCAACAGTGATAGTCCAGACAAGGCGCCCATCTTGGAGGATCATGACATGATGCCTGCTGTGCTATCTGGGCTCTCGCTAGACGAGATCATTGAGGCCAGTTGTGACCTTGATTCTGACAGTCCTCCACCGCCGAGACCTACGCCAGCACCGCTGCCAACCCCAGTATGCGACGAACCTCCTCAAGCACCGGCTCACATCAATGGTGAGGTAAACCTGGTGCATGGAGCTACCGGTGACAACCAGCACTTTGTACCGAGAAGGCTGGATCCAAGACGTTTGGTTCCACCTGCATGGGACGATGAGCTTGCCAAGCTAGAGCAGCAGTGCGCCAAGCTGCAATCCAAGATCGATGAGCGGCTCTTTATATACTTCTGA